Proteins encoded in a region of the Psychromicrobium lacuslunae genome:
- a CDS encoding heavy metal translocating P-type ATPase: protein MSDQHQQMTESGQQRTEDHDQHVHHDHPAHQASAGHSGQMNHSEHDGQSGHGDHVAQFRRLFWIMLVIALPVVLLSPMFAMIIGYSLPELEWLSWVPPVLGTVLYLWGGKPFLSGALSELKSRRPGMMLLIALAITVAFLSSWGATLGLLDHELDFWWELALLIVIMLLGHWIEMRSLAQTSSALDSLAALLPDQAERLENGEVVLVSPAELKVGDLVLVRPGGSIPADGKILEGSAQIDESMVTGESRPVARAQGDLLVAGTVSIDSGLRLEVTAVGEDTALAGIQRLVTEAQNSSSRAQRLADTAAAWLFWFALGAAAVTALVWSVIGLPDIAVVRTITVLVIACPHALGLAIPLVVSIATERAAKAGVLVKDRMALESMRTIDTVLFDKTGTLTKGEPALSQIASTESYPEQQVLQLAAAAEFASEHPLARAILSTAQAQGVEIPQGTDFTSSPAVGVSIRLAGEQISVGGPALLEQHGQSELPVAEQWRAEGAIILHVLADGIVIGALKLVDEIREESRQAVAALQARNIQVVMITGDAEAVAESVAATLGIDRVFARVRPEDKAAKVKELQAEGRKVAMVGDGVNDAPALAQAEVGIAIGAGTDVAIASAGVILASDDPRSVLSVIKLSQASYRKMKQNLWWAAGYNLLSVPLAAGVLAPIGFVLPMSVGAILMSLSTIVVAANAQLLRRLDLAPNSVQDQL, encoded by the coding sequence ATGTCAGATCAACACCAGCAGATGACGGAATCCGGCCAACAGAGGACCGAGGACCATGATCAACATGTGCATCACGATCATCCGGCGCATCAAGCGAGTGCTGGACACTCGGGGCAGATGAACCACTCGGAGCACGATGGTCAAAGCGGGCACGGTGACCATGTGGCACAGTTCCGTAGGCTGTTCTGGATCATGCTGGTGATCGCCCTCCCGGTGGTGCTACTCAGCCCGATGTTCGCGATGATCATTGGATACTCACTTCCCGAACTAGAGTGGTTGAGCTGGGTGCCGCCGGTGCTCGGCACGGTGCTCTACCTCTGGGGCGGCAAGCCATTCTTAAGCGGCGCACTGAGTGAGCTGAAATCCCGCCGGCCCGGCATGATGTTGCTGATCGCGCTGGCCATCACGGTGGCTTTCCTTTCCTCCTGGGGCGCCACGCTGGGCCTGCTAGATCACGAACTGGATTTCTGGTGGGAACTCGCGCTGCTGATCGTGATTATGCTGCTGGGCCATTGGATCGAAATGCGTTCGCTAGCTCAAACCTCCTCGGCACTCGATTCACTCGCCGCGCTATTACCGGATCAGGCCGAGCGGCTGGAGAACGGCGAGGTAGTGCTAGTTTCCCCGGCCGAGCTGAAAGTCGGCGATCTGGTGCTGGTCCGCCCGGGTGGATCAATCCCCGCCGACGGTAAAATCCTGGAGGGCAGCGCCCAAATCGACGAATCCATGGTGACCGGCGAGTCTCGCCCGGTAGCGCGTGCTCAGGGAGATTTGCTGGTGGCTGGCACCGTGAGCATAGACTCCGGGCTGCGTCTCGAAGTCACAGCGGTTGGTGAGGATACTGCGCTGGCCGGAATTCAACGCTTGGTCACCGAAGCCCAAAACTCCTCCTCCCGGGCGCAGCGATTGGCCGACACCGCCGCCGCGTGGCTGTTCTGGTTTGCTCTCGGCGCCGCCGCAGTGACCGCCCTGGTCTGGAGCGTGATCGGTCTACCTGATATCGCGGTGGTACGCACCATCACCGTGCTAGTCATTGCCTGCCCGCACGCTCTAGGCCTGGCCATCCCCTTGGTCGTCTCGATTGCCACCGAGCGAGCTGCCAAGGCCGGAGTGCTGGTCAAGGACCGGATGGCGCTGGAGAGTATGCGTACCATCGACACCGTGCTCTTCGACAAGACCGGCACCCTGACCAAGGGCGAACCGGCGCTGAGCCAGATTGCGAGCACCGAGAGCTACCCCGAGCAGCAAGTGTTGCAGTTAGCTGCAGCAGCCGAATTCGCCAGTGAACATCCCTTAGCGCGGGCGATCCTGAGCACTGCGCAGGCCCAAGGGGTGGAGATTCCGCAGGGGACAGATTTCACTTCCTCTCCGGCCGTTGGAGTCAGCATTCGCCTCGCGGGCGAACAAATCAGTGTTGGCGGCCCGGCATTGCTGGAACAGCATGGGCAAAGCGAACTGCCCGTCGCAGAGCAGTGGCGCGCTGAAGGCGCCATCATCTTGCATGTGCTCGCCGATGGAATCGTGATCGGGGCGCTCAAACTCGTCGATGAGATCCGCGAGGAGTCACGCCAGGCCGTTGCGGCTTTGCAGGCCCGCAATATCCAGGTGGTGATGATCACCGGCGACGCCGAAGCAGTGGCGGAATCGGTGGCCGCCACATTGGGAATTGACCGGGTCTTCGCCCGGGTGCGGCCCGAAGACAAGGCTGCCAAGGTCAAGGAACTCCAGGCGGAGGGGCGCAAGGTGGCGATGGTCGGTGACGGGGTGAATGACGCACCCGCTCTGGCGCAAGCTGAGGTTGGCATTGCCATTGGGGCCGGCACCGACGTCGCGATTGCTTCCGCTGGCGTGATCTTGGCCAGCGATGACCCACGCTCGGTGCTCTCGGTGATCAAGCTCTCGCAAGCCAGCTATCGCAAGATGAAGCAGAACCTGTGGTGGGCAGCTGGCTACAACCTGCTCTCGGTGCCGCTCGCGGCCGGGGTGCTGGCACCTATAGGCTTCGTGCTACCGATGTCGGTGGGCGCGATTCTGATGTCACTCTCCACCATTGTGGTGGCCGCCAACGCGCAGTTGCTGCGACGGCTCGACTTAGCCCCGAATTCGGTCCAAGATCAGCTTTAG
- a CDS encoding histidine phosphatase family protein has translation MRTLYLVTHPEATHHTEGLVGGWYDSELTPAGARAAVAIAEELRKRIPQTADVELFSSDLKRTVATAEEIAQRFRLTPMLDRRLREKSYGEAEGKAVGSTPGYRPPPAEGDRLHYQDGVRGAETIATFAARAYQAMTEILSRDCEHQILVTHGGTVTFLIASWIKMPPESLGYVNFRAAPGSITVLREDSASHHRRVESLGEVGHLVEIS, from the coding sequence ATGCGTACCCTCTACCTGGTCACCCATCCGGAAGCCACTCATCACACCGAGGGTCTGGTCGGTGGCTGGTACGACTCCGAACTAACCCCAGCCGGGGCGCGAGCTGCGGTTGCAATTGCTGAAGAGCTACGAAAAAGAATTCCTCAGACCGCCGACGTCGAACTCTTCAGCTCCGATCTGAAACGCACCGTTGCCACAGCCGAGGAGATCGCTCAGCGATTCCGACTAACGCCGATGCTTGATCGAAGACTGCGGGAAAAATCCTATGGCGAGGCGGAAGGAAAAGCGGTCGGGTCAACCCCCGGCTACCGACCGCCACCCGCCGAGGGCGATCGATTGCACTATCAGGATGGGGTTCGTGGCGCAGAGACGATCGCAACCTTCGCCGCGCGGGCATACCAAGCAATGACTGAGATCCTTTCTCGCGACTGCGAGCATCAAATCCTGGTGACGCACGGCGGCACGGTTACCTTCCTGATCGCCAGCTGGATCAAGATGCCGCCCGAGTCCCTGGGGTATGTGAATTTCCGAGCGGCCCCGGGCAGCATCACCGTATTACGCGAGGATTCAGCCTCGCACCATCGCCGAGTGGAGAGTCTTGGCGAGGTGGGCCACCTCGTCGAAATCAGTTGA
- a CDS encoding tetratricopeptide repeat protein, with protein sequence MTSEPSAALEAAIREGFERRDRENMAPTIDYFERLLAEHPDNPFVLYEVGGSYDTDGQEERAVSYYERALAGGLSGDTRRRCLLQYGSTLRNLDRFADSLEVFAQARAEFPESDSLRVFQALSLHAAEKYDQALAELLLLSADRIDSDEIRRYEAAIRGNAEYLKERSSGLAD encoded by the coding sequence ATGACCTCCGAACCTAGCGCCGCCCTAGAGGCAGCAATCCGCGAGGGCTTCGAACGGCGTGATCGAGAAAATATGGCACCCACCATTGACTACTTTGAACGCCTGCTCGCTGAGCACCCCGATAATCCCTTCGTGCTTTACGAAGTCGGCGGGTCTTATGACACCGACGGACAGGAAGAACGAGCGGTCAGCTATTACGAACGGGCCTTGGCCGGAGGCCTGAGCGGGGACACCCGACGCCGCTGTCTGCTGCAATACGGCTCGACGCTGCGGAACCTGGACCGCTTTGCCGATTCTCTGGAGGTCTTTGCCCAGGCACGGGCCGAATTCCCCGAATCTGACTCGCTCCGAGTATTTCAGGCGCTCTCACTACACGCCGCTGAGAAATATGACCAGGCCTTGGCGGAGCTACTGCTGCTCAGCGCTGACCGGATCGATAGCGACGAAATCAGGCGTTACGAAGCGGCGATCCGTGGCAATGCCGAGTATTTAAAGGAGCGAAGCAGCGGATTGGCGGATTAA